TATCAACATCCCGTTGCGACATACGGGTTCGCGTCAACTCGTTATAAATTATAAACTAATTTTAAAATAAGTAGTCAACAAAGTCCAAGATAATATATTGATGAAAATCATATCATTTCAAAGAAAGGATGAATACATGGTAAAATGGAAATTATTCATTACGCATACGAGTTACATTAATATATAAAACCATTATTCATGAAAGATGAAACCACCATATTATTCTCTTAATGTGCCTCTTATGCCATAAAAGCATCCTTCGGGAAGGTCTTTGAGATTCCTGTGGGTGTGTTTACAGTTATTTTGTCGCTTGTTGGGCTTTCAGCGTAGATCTTAGTGAGTGAAATCCATATCATCAACTCTTTAGACTTCACTCCTGATAACTTTTTGATCTTACAGTTCTCAAAGTACGAGCTGATCTCAGTAGCGTATGAGATGTGTCTTCCAGCCTTCTCGAACTCGTGTGTGATATCATTCTTTTGTTTGATCCAAAAAAAACCAGTTTCTTTTACGAAACCAAGTTCCTCAACATCCTTTACTGGCAATAGACCGTCAGGAAGATGATATTCTCTTAGAAGAGACTTGGCTTTTTCTACGCAAACATCGTTGCCAGTGAGAATTTCTGCACACGCTCTTATCTCAGGGGTGATTGGTGACATCTTTCTGGTTTTCTGAAGGTAGTTTGTATGTGATGTAAAGAGTTGATGGAATGCTTTTGCAGTTTGCTAAAACGTTGTTATTTATAGATAGTTGAATAAATTAGTGACCTTAATGTTGATTTTAATTGCCAAAATGCCCCTTTGTCACAACTTATTTTTCTAATAGAAGTTATTCGTTTCAACATCCAAGCTTTTGTTGTCACATGCAactttaaaaatataatatttcacTCCATCTTAAATGACATTATAAAATgttgaaaatatataatttaaggAGACAAAACGTGGCTTAAAGAGTGTTTTCTAAGATTAAAGTAGATCTCAACTAACATAGTTTTTCTAAAGCTACATAAATTAGTATTGAGTTCAATTCCTCATAAAAATTACATATTTTACATTATCCTCATGCTTGCAAATGTCTGCATTTGGACAAGAAACTAACTTTTACTTATTGAGTTCAATTCCTCTAGTGAATTTTAGTTCAGAATTGGGTACGTAAATACATATTTAATTTTAACCCATGTCAAGCAATTAAGAATGAATGGCTCTAGGTATCTAACTACTTTCCAAATGTGGTTTTCTATTCAGCTCTTGTTATATTAGAGCGAACCTGGAACAATTTATATCAACTTGTACAAAATCAAAGCGCTAACAAAGACTATTTCACCAAACTCCCATAACTTTGCTCCGATATTTGTTACCAAAACAGATCATCGTAAGCAAGAAAACACATAATTCCTTTAAACAAAACCTCCTCAAATATGTTGGTTGATCTTGAAGCTTTGCTTGACCATACCCATATGTAAATGCATCAGACAGCAAAGAAAGCTGAGCTATGAAACCCCAAGATTCAGATTTCAACAACAAAGAGTAACATTAGCCAAGAAGCatgccccgcttgcggtatgcgcatataatgtatatatgtgtgggcgctctggggtaaaagtgaaagtgcaccaattttaacgttattttactaatttagtggaaataatgttaaaagagagggatggttaatcatgcatcatgtggggGAGTTGATGGCCGAAAGACAGTGGAGTATATGCACTAATTTGTCTTTGCCttaattgttgagtgttatgtgccttatgtccttGATACAAAACTATCATCGAGCCGGGGTCTCACCGGAAGTTGCCTCCCTAtttctacggggtagaggtaaggctatcTACATCTAACCTGcttagaccctaccttagctttatTATTGgtaggatttactgagtatgatgatgatgattagccAAGAAGGTTTTGACTACTAATCTCAAAATCCAGAGTAATTTGGCAATCTGGGAAGAAGGATGGGTAAATGACGATGTCGAACTAGGGGATTGCCAAATTAGGgttttatttgtttcttttttataCAGGGCAAAAGGGGAATAAAGATGGACCGAAAAAATAAAGCTTTAACTAAAATAATGTGGGAAATGACAAAAATATCTCTGATTAACTGAGGATAATGGATGGGGTTAAGTCAgttgaactaaaatgacaaagTTGAaaactttttggacccacatgcgaTTAATCAAACCTTTGGAATAAACTGAAAAAAGTTACTCAAACCACAAGtactaaaatggcattttactcaattttttaaatatgtttgtgtTTGATATGAATATCCTTTAAAAAACAAAAGCCTTTTAATCATTAGTTTATTTTTATCTATAAgaaaactattattatttttattattattattttattattattattattattattattttattattattattattattatctgcAATTTAATTATTTAAGCATTATTAAGATTAGCCACATATATTTGTACAACCAAACGATTTAAACTATCAATTATTGATAAATATGGTAATTTTACAGACAAAAGATCAAATCTAATTTAACTTTTAATATAGGATTATTTTCACATGTGACTCTCTCCTTCAACCTTACCATTTATACttacattttattttaaaatatgtttttaatCCTTATccttaataatataataatttaatctaaatatgttaATAACCAGATTAGGATGCACTATTTGTTAATATTATTAGATAAATACAATGtgttatattaaatattattgtaaaataaaaaaaacatataataattAGATCTTTTTACTAAACCATCCTTATTTTAGTACTAATCGGAATAACACAATAATTTGATTATACTATTATTACACTTTTGTAACTATGTAATCAGGATTATATAGAAGTATGATTTACACTTTTTTGATATTTACGTGGGTTTGTAACACCTATAAATTAAATTATTATTCaatctatttttttatatttaatccaTGTGATACAATGGTTTATATAATAGTCTAATTTTAATAAATCACTCCAAAGAATGTCATAATGTCATGTAGAAATATCTCCTTCAATGTCaagaataataataaatatattttaaataattggatttaatatatatatatatatatatatacatatatatacacacacacagaTGATTATAACTCTTCCATATTCTTAAttcttaataattaatattagttatcTAGTAACctatactttaataaaatatctctactctaaaaaacaaaaacaaacttatCAGAAAGTAGAAAGTAGATGGGAGGACTAAAAAATTATACACCCGTCACTATTTGACGtaacaaaaaatttaaaacctTATCATGTTCCTAATTTGTTATTATCGTTTTCACAAATGGTAAACATGTATAAAAATAGtatatatatgtttaaaatataTATGCTCAATCATGAACTAATTACATTCCATCACCTATGTTAATCTGGAATAAAATATACTAATTCTTTCGTATTCAAAGCCAAAATTCTTTATTCGTAAACGCATCATTTAGACCGAgtaatattatattttctttaattttgtaTGTATAGTTCATATTAGGGTTATATGTATTcatatcaaaatttatatttattatgtgtGATACAAGAAATAATAAGAAATATAAAAAGTAATTCAATATTTATAATTGTTGGTCCTTCAAACGCAACAAATCTCAACAATAacatatttgttttaaaaaaatcattCAAGTTTAGATAAATAGAAGGCACTTTTTTTCCAAAGAACATGATCAAAACTGCATGATTATCTAAAGGTCTTTTATTTCCTATCCTTATATAATGCATGGATCTATAACCTACTATGTAATAATTTGAGATTGGAAGCTACACGTCAGTTTTTATTATGAATCACATCATCAGCTATAAACTTTTAAcaattaaattttgaaaaagaataGGTCAACCTGCATTTGAAAATTAGTAAGCTAAGATTTATGAACCGGTTAATTTTATTATTGTTTTCTAATATGTATTAAACTAGTGGGATTTCCCGTGTGATGCGATGAGAATTCTATGTATGAATGAAACATAAAACAATCTTAATCGAGACATTAGCATGTTGAATTCAAAGAACAAAGTAGGCACATGTCATGTGAAACCACAACAATCCAAAACGACAATAGTTTTTAATCctacaaagtttttttttttccaaaaacatTAAATGTTCTAATTCTAGTCCCGATCTTCATCTTCAATCAATGATAAGTTTTTGGTGTTTTCTTCCAAGTTATGCAATCTACAAAGACGCACACGAATATATTAGTGTttaaataaaataagaacacatcttatatataaaatataaaaatgtaATTACCTATTTCAATATCCTTCAAAGCTTGAACCAAAACCTCTAGTTGTTGACCATGCATGTAAGGAGGATCTTTAAATTTGTTGGTGTAGGACGTAACCGATCTTGGGCACAAATAAATGCCTTGATAGTATTAGGAGTAAGAGAGCTTTTATATTTATCAATCGCCCTTCCACCACTGATACTAAAAATCGACTCAGATGCAACAGTTGATATTCACATTCCCAAAACACACTTGGCATTTTGAAAAAGAATAGAGAACTTAATTGAATTTTCCTTCTACCAACTAAAACGTCAAATTTATCATCATTGTTTCCATTCTATACTGTAAAATAAATCTCTACTTCATGATCATCAAGAAGTTGTTTACCTTTTTCCTTAAATTACTTATTGTAACAATCTTCTAAGTCAACATACCCAACACCATTAACCAAATAAGGTGTGGAAGACGACGTTCTCTTTCGCTCATTTGTTTATCTATCTTTAGCTTATAATGATCAAGCAACTCCATTAATGTTTCCTTCACTTTGTCCTTATTTCAGGGGTCAAAAACTATTGTTGCGTACAATAAAAAATAATATCGACTAGATTATCCTAATATTTCTCAAACTTTGTGCGCATAGATAAATTTCTATACTTGAGTGCATTTTGGAAAGCTCAACCAATAATCAATTCGCGGTTACATATCATCTCACTCTTATGATTTGACATTTGACAAAAGCATAGAAATTTCTTTCTTAAAATCCAATCTTTATCAACCCAATCTTAAAACCCAATCTTTATCAACCCAATGTTCAGAGCTTTAGATAGGTGAAATGGGTTTTAAGACGGTGTTTAAAATCAAGTCTTATAAGACGGTGTTCTATTTGAACACCGGCTTAAACTTTGTGAACCCCGTCTTTTAATATCAAAACATTTATTAAAACAAATACTTTTAACACCGTCTTATAAACATAGTGAACCCCGTCTTTTAATACCATTTTAACACCACTGCTGAAAAAAAATACATTTACTGAATACATATTTTCCAAAAATACATTTGCTGGAAAAAAATACATCAACCTTATATACACCAATGGAAGATTTTCAAATCAAACCAAAACAATACACATTCAAATCCAAAATAAACCCGTAGACATCCAATTCGGTGTGAATACATAACAAACTACACATAAGCTAAACTAACGAAATACCTAACTCGCAAAAAAACTTCGGCATCAACGTCATCAACAAAACATCTATTTCATTATCCGTAGCCTCTCTCGTGTCGTGCCACCTCTAAAATAAAAGTAGATAGAAAGAgttattacaaataatatagAATAAATCTAAAGGCAAAGAGAAAAATCGATAACAACATCGGCAATAAAGCTATGTATATATTTACATGTTATATACATCTAAACCTTCtaagtttttttaaaaaataaacagtTAAGTAATAAATTGATAAACAAGTGTATTTTACTTACCTCATCGGGAAATTGGTTTTGATACAAATTGACAAAGTCAAACATATGTTGGAGAACCATGTTGCCGCACTCCCATCCACCCTTTTGTTGCTTAAACTGTAATAAATTaacaaattattatttaaaagtaACGAAAATCAAACAATTTAGAAATAGCAAACACACATACATTAACCATTGTGTAGTTGAACTCGGATCCTAAGGCGGTAGAAATTAGGCTTGAAAGACGATAGTGAGAAGCATTCTTTTCGCCTTTTATCTTTGTTGAATCCAAAATATATACATGTCCTATGTGTTGGGCAATGATGAACAAAGACCAAGGGTTGCTACAAAATTAGCGTTATAGAATAGTTAGGTGAATCATAGTAATAAAATAAAAGCAAGTTAACTAAAAAAAACTTACTCAGCCAAATGCGGTGCAAGAATGAAATCTTTATTGACATGATGAGTCGCTAAACTAAAAATGTGATCTTCAACCTCTCTAGGATTTCTTTTGCACATATCACCTGTGATTGCGTTCACATTTAAAAAGGTGCATCGGTTGCATTTTTTAGCCTCTGACTCCTTATAAAAGTACCTTAAAATAAGAATAAAATATATGACAAAACTTAATAAATTCAGTTATATCTATACAATATTATAGTGATAACAACTTACAATGTAAACCAAAACACAATGGTGAGATCAACCTAGTCTTTAAtgtcatttttttttttaaatttgtacACGATGCACATGGACAAAATATCAATATCAATATCGATCTCCTATATTCACCCGATGAACTTCGGCGGCCTTAAGAAAACTTTGAACACCCATAATATATATTACATCCGTACGACTTCTATGGTACATCCAATCTTCACGATCCTCCatctgaaaattaaaataaataaataaataaataatgatgTGAGCGTATACGTATGATGTAAATCAATGCTCTAAGGCGGTGAATCCTAACCCACTTTTTGAATTACCATCTCATAAGTATATTTTTAACGAGACGACATTTAAGAAAAAATCGTCTGCATTTCCCGTTAACTCCCCAAGTATGCATAAAACCGCAAACCCGTAGGAGTAGAGGAAATACCAACCGATCTTTTCTTAAATGATGTTTCGTTAAAATGTATACATATCCTAAATGAGATAGAATATTCAAAAAGCAGTCCCAAAATAGGACAATCCAATATTTATCTctattgagtaaactgccattttggtccctgtggtttgaccagttttgccattttagtccaaatctcaaactttttacatctgggtccatgtggtttgtaatttgttgccattttagtccaaaagttaaaaaccctattttttgactgttgcaacctccTATTTTATATTTTAGTTCAGGGGGATTTTGGtcattttgtttttcatttaacattttcttaattcaaaaattaatatatattaatatacacacatacatcttcagttcatcttcatcatcgaTGAAGAAATCTCTAGCTCTCCCTCTCTTATCTGAactaccaccacaccaccaccaccaccaacccactgccgccaacaccaccatctctctcttctctctctctcctctgcacacacacacactctctctttctctctccaaaCACCCATCTCTCTCGACCCAGATGCAGCATAGATTCAAGCAACCTTGGATCCGATTCAAGTAACCACCAGATTCAAGTAACAAAAACCAAATTCAAGTAACAAAAACCAATCAAAAAACACAAGATAAATTACCTAATGTAACTTGAATCCGATTCGATTTCTGAACAAAATCAACAAACGACACGTCATCACCATCTCGCCAAGCaccaccacctaccaccaccaccaccacccccccCCACTCACCGCCAagcaccaccacctgccaccaccctcTCGCACCCCCTGCAACCACCGCCCCTCTCTCTCAAATCTTTAACCTCAGACTcaaattcatctttttctttcaacaattTTGGTTAACAATCAAGATTTGAATCTTTTTTCCTACCTCAACACACTCTGCCACCATCACCACATGTTGCCACTGCCACAAGCTAGCCACCGCCACTTGCCAACCATAGATTGAAGCACAAAATCACATATCTGAGCAATATTGAAGCCCTAATCTTTCTTTATCTCTCTCTCTTGGCTCGATGGGGTTCTGGATATGGTTGGGAAATTGGGTTTAAGAAGGTGAAATGGGTGGATGTATTCAAGTGGTTGAGATTCAGGTTTAGATCTGCAATGATGTTAGGGTTTTGATGTAATTGGGATAGGGGGTATTTATATTATGTGGGTTTTGTAATAAataaattgctttaataaaaattaaatgaccaaattacccctgcgTATAAAGACAAAAAAAGGGCcttaaaacagtaaaaaatgagagattttgaattttggactaaaatggcaacaaaatgcaaaccacatggagccagatttaaaaagtttgagatttggactaaaatggcaaaactgcccaaaccacaaggaccaaaatggcagtttactcatctCTATTAGATAAATTTTAGACGGGTAATTCTAAAGGGTTATCTAAATCTATAATTATACACCTATATGTAAATGTAAATATAATAACATCTATATGTTACTAAATATAAATAATATCTGATTGTTATTGAATAACCATGACAGATTTATAAATATGATTATCATCGATAAATGAAATAATAGAGTGCGGTTATGATGACAATGAAAAGATGAATGCAAATGGTTCTTGTCTATCAAGCTATTCATACTTCATGAGAATCATTTGTTGGTAAAAAGTAACTCTATAAAATTGATTTAATATTCAGTTCACTAATATATATGTAGGATCCTGTATCTGACCCGAACGAGAcgttcagagaggttctgatctatttcaggtgtggaacacaagaaatagacttagataCAGCAAGCAATTTACTTTAAACACCGATTATATTGATTTGACAGCAAATACAATCagtcctcacaccggcagcactttggTATGGAAATTAGCAAAAAGTTACTATGATTTCCCTCCTAATGACTATTTATACTAgccttgattccgctcgaaagacaCCAGAaccagttggagcggaatcaacaagatgttgatttcgcttgaaaccgtttcgagcggaatcactttcATATgttcattcaagcgaaatcagctataTAAACacctattttctcgatctacgagccctgatctatacaatctaatctaagactcgatacaagacgaagtcgacagatgtatgcactaacagactccccctcagatgttgacgagtcttcagagTCGAGTCTGACGGTGTCGTGTCTTAgcaacttcagtctttatcagtcttcgggcttcccTCTTTCAATCTTCTCTtgcatgtcttcagactccccccttgcgatatgctggcattccttcagttcatcagcatcatcagcttcaggatcgttgtctggctttcttcaatcagaatcctcaggtatcgtaacctggctctctaaaaataagcttctcaggatcgatcaacctggcttaCTTTCACACAGCTTTGATTCCAAGATCATCACCTGACTCTCTTTCTGCTCAGGATCATTAATCTCAGCTCATACTtaaacctgcataaactctacctcaaagtaaattttacTCATTTACTCATTTCAAATATAGAGGCATGCACTAACTCAGAATCTCCCTCAAAAATAATCAGAATGATTTTTCTCATATaattctgatgaaccacttgaagatttgattaaaatacaatcaattaagaacaaactccccctcaaattatgctcatcatgtttagcactcggaaattttgaaaatcagcttttcaataccagttgtcgaaaatctttttgaatttttcaaaaatatatgctaaaacacactgaaaatctttttggattttgaaataagagaaatgtaatgcaataaagaaatatttacagataatatttttgtgagtttatgtaagaggatcatatcagtttatgagacaatatcatcaacaccgttaagcttcatttcatattaagttctaaacagttcacctagattgtcagtatatttgtccacttaaattttcacacaattttcaactgattcgagatacaatattaatgtcttaagcacttgaacttatccgtgtgtcctactacttgaatatactcctgtatccagattccaatattcagtcttacaggtgcgtatacctagatgatatctgtaaggggttagatgcgaaaccgtgagagctcaggtcagaacttccgttccgcagagagatgacggctcgacttttggtgtgtcccctttagaggatcttttgttacaacagcaatgactatcaattttattgtttcatcaatttgttgagggctgcgctttttcaagcattcgcggaaagtattatacggggactaggtcagtatttccacacagcagaagtcccgggataataccccagatatcactaagcataaagacctagtatcttagaaagaaggacctttcaaacaagatttcgggggttacccatatatccaagaagttgttaaccacgatataagcaagtttgaattttaggtttatatctcgtcacaatctactaaatgtgtaaaaacctactgacacatccacagtaagactgtttatcacatatttaacttttcatttctttagcatgttgtgacagtctactgatgtactatgatttcctcttttatacaacaaaactcttttttcattttatcatgtttttgttgttttatcaatatttttcaaatcaaaaatgagttttgtttttgtgttttttcaaattttctaatgtttttggattttctgaaattttatactccccctaaaatgcaaacacattaaagaaaattgaaaacaaactgtacagaaaaatTTGACAACCGACATCGAATCGCCTCAGATCGCCATTCACTTGGAATAAACAATCAGAattccccctctcaacaaactattttctcgttatgatttcaaaacaccttaagtttgttttaatcaaaatgatttttccggaaataAGTTTattaaaaccacttgtaggttctcTTGTAGATTAGGGgcatggttcatcatattgtttatCAAGCACTTgtatgaagattacatcaagttcaactcaATGGCCTTGATGAATCCTTTCTACCACACTACAAAAAAAATGCCATCTAGTGGCATGCAAAAAGGGCCACAGAAAAACAAAAAAGTGTCACTAAAGAACCTTGTAAGAACGTGCGGCACACAAAAAAAGTGCCGCAAGAAGCGCTGACGCTAAagccttttagtggcactttttcaATGTGTCTCACAAAGTTTTTAGGCTTTTAGTAGCACATTTTTATATGCCAGTACAAACTTTTGAGCTTTTAGGGGCACATATGTTTTGCCACAAAATCACATCAAATTAAATGCCATTGACGTTTATCATGTTAATTTTAATTAATCAAAATtatcatttatttacaataaaaattaaaacaaaattgcAAAATGTAGAAATCATAAAATAACCACTTCAATTAAAAGTTCAATCAATCTTCCAAAGATCCCAAATGTCTAATAAGTGTCGATCTAAGTCTAATGATCAAACACATAACCCAAATATACTAACAAGTGTATGAATAAATACTCAAAACTTCATTATGTTCATGAATCTCTTTCACAATCTTCATGCGCGTTAAATAATCATCGTGTTAAGGTTTTCTTATTAGTCATACTTGCACTTCATAGTTCCCATCACTTACTATTTATTGTCGCTACATCAGCCAACTGACTATACTCAACCTGAAATTTCACAATTCATGTTAAATTGATTAGATCTGATAACCATAGCTATCAAAGATGTAAGAGCAATTAATAAAAGGCAAACTTACTTCTTTTCACATCACTTAAAGCTCTTCAGCCAAAAGAGATTGGGTGGTTTTTTCAATACCCTAGTTGTCGGAATTGCCATCACCTAACAACAAGAGAGTTCATGATGAGAATGTTTACCCTTCAGTTTATAATGAGTCGTATTCAATTATCTTCTGTCTTAGACAGGTCAATTGATGAACTAAAACATTGCTAAAAATACGGTGAATGGGTCAATAGAGTTAATTGACAAATAATGCCCAAAGTATATTCTTTAAGTATGCAATCTCTATTTTTTTTGTACAGATGTAGTTTTTTAATCCATTAAAACCCGCTAACTAGAAGTTACACCTCTAGATGGAGTAATAGAACACACGCATACCTGTAAACATGGTAGGCTCTTAATATCTTGTTCGGTAAAAAAGCCACCTAGAAAAAATGCATAAGTGAATTAAAGTTAATACAACACACCTTCAAATAAATAGCATATAAGATGAGTAACCTTTGTTGCAATCAGCGGTTTAGAAACTTGTGCCCCCATCAATTCAACCATGGTCTGAAATATAGCACATAACAAAAATTTCATATGATGTAAATCCATTATCTTGTATAATAAGAAAGTTTGCAATAGAAATAGCAGATTGAAAATAGACTAACCATAATGTCCTCTCGATCTTCACGTTGATATCTTGTCAAACATATAACTAGTGACGTTGCACCTGGAATCCCATTCAAATCTCTCACCGGTACGTATATTACCTGAAATAGAAATGCACATACTTGGTTACAAACCACTAACTCAGTCCTGAATAGATTCATAATGTAACCTAAAACCAATCAGATTTGTGTACTGATCAAGGTTGTATCCATAGGCGCTCGGACATCAAAACTGTGATCAACCCACAGACTAGAGACTAATATCTTCCCATCTTGTCTGGCAGCAACACATAGGGGATCAAccta
The Helianthus annuus cultivar XRQ/B chromosome 6, HanXRQr2.0-SUNRISE, whole genome shotgun sequence genome window above contains:
- the LOC118479585 gene encoding uncharacterized protein LOC118479585, whose product is MSPITPEIRACAEILTGNDVCVEKAKSLLREYHLPDGLLPVKDVEELGFVKETGFFWIKQKNDITHEFEKAGRHISYATEISSYFENCKIKKLSGVKSKELMIWISLTKIYAESPTSDKITVNTPTGISKTFPKDAFMA